atacagaaaaagtGAATTTTATGAGCTCGCTCTCTGCATATAATCCTAGCcctatttttttattagcacTTTCCCGAActataaatcaataaacagATGTGTCATAAAAGTTTTCAGCGTTCCttgaaataccaaaaaaatatgtataggGGGAGTTGGGAGAAGTTGGGGAGTATCCAGAGTTGCCAAGTCTAGTTGGAGTAATTTGTTAGTTCACCGTAAATCGGAATCTGGCATCGTCTGACGTGTTGGGAGCAGTGCTGCCAGTTTAGATTTTAGTTACtagatttgtgttttttattatttgtatataaacaGGTATGGACTACATAGACTTGAAAAATGTTGCCATAATTCTGTATTTCCCTATTAGTAATTACTAAAAATTACCGGAAATGAAGAGTACACGGATATTAATGAATCAGAAGAATTGGACGCTATTCTAAGCATTGTGTATTAGGTGTTAACAAAATAAGATACGAAATCccgtttattttaatatatatattttatatatattatatttagcaattattgtgcaattgtttttttcttaataatttcttcttaaatctagcaacttttatttgcataaaaaaaattggcaGCGCCAACGTCATTGATCGACAGCaaagggcaacaacaacaacacagcgagagcgagaacgaaAACCaagaatgaaaacaaacagaGAAATAATAGCgaaatagcaaaataaaaagttagaCAAACGAAGCGAAAATACACTGACAAAAAAAAGTCACTGAGACTAATACTATGTAAAGAATTTAGTTGGAGGGTATTCATATtgtcaaacaaatttaaagtttctCTTTACATGTGCAGCGCGTCGCCAAACACATTACATATTCACACTATCCTTTCCAAGTAAGCatagataaaaaaaagaacaacaacactgCCCACGTTTATTATTTTCGCCATCTTTGTGGAGAGAGAGCTTCACATAGAGAGAGTGTATGACGCTAAGTTAAGTTGTTAAGTTCTTATTCTCCGGTTTGGACAGAGTGCATTGTTGGTGTTTTTGTCGTTTCGTTTGCGTTTTCAGTTTTCTGATAAAGGCGCAGTGAAATGGATGTCAACTCATTAATCAACCACGTCAAGCAGCGTCCCGCTCTCTGGGATGCAAGCCATCCGGGGCATGCCAAACGAGAGGAGCTCAGGAATCAATGGCTCGGCGTGGCCGAGGCAATGGAAGCCAATGGTAAGTAATCcccaataaaatataaacaatcaaatcaactgcaactctttcgttttctttcttttgcacAGTGGAACTGTGTCGCAGGAAATGGCAAAGCCTGCGAAGCAGCTGTCGCAGGTGGCAGAGCCGTGCCAATAGCTCTTCGCGAACACAGTGGCAGTATGCCGAGGCCATGAGCTTCCTGGGCGGGCATCGGGCAGATGAGGTCCCAGACTTTGAGGAGAATTTAGAGccggagcaggagcagcaggagcaggcACAGGAGCATGAGCGCGACGCTGACGCCGATTTTATGATGAGCTTTGTgccaaaaatgaagaaattggGCAGCGTGCAAAATGCGAACTTTTGCATGATGGTTAGCGAAGCATGGTTGCGAAACCTGCAACAGCCGCCCATGCCACAATCGCAACAAGCGAAAAGGGAGCAGGAAACAAACCCCGTCTCCAGCTCTAATatgtaaaattgtaataatagtaatagtaatagtaataataataaatggtTATTCTTGCTGagattttttcgttttattgatactttttcaatttttattggattttgttataattttttagcttttttctcCATTCTTCCCgttaaaaacagtttttttgCTGATCAAAAGGTCGCGATACTCAAATCTCTACACACACTCGCTGTATGAGTCGACAGAGTAAACAAAAGTCTCCGTAGTATACGTTGATAGTGTTGCTATTTATACGTAGCAGAGCATTATCATGATCGAAACAGaaacacatacaaaatatatctcGGAAAAACGTAAAACTTTCCATTTGTCTTGAGTTATCACTGTCACTGTCAATCTAAGAAGACAACTTATGTGGTAGAAGtcttatgaaatatgttacatAAAACCAGAAGTTAATTGTGgaacaattattataaaaagacTCGCTTTATgttgataaaaacaaaaaaaaataacttaaaagGGCAATTTGCGCTCCAGCTATCGACGCATCCAAAAACGGCAAACGTCCTTAACAACAATTGCCGAAGCCATGGGGCTTTCTTGCCAATTGTTGGCATTATAAAGAAGACCACGAAGATGGTGCTAAGGATGGGGATATGGGCGATACAGACTACAATTTTGATGTTAGCCTAGCGCCCAAAATGAAGGAAATGACGGCACTTGAAAAAGCTTGCTTCCGCGAGCGAAGCTTTGGTGCAGACGATGCAGCAGCCGccaatgcaactgcaacaagcGGAACAGGAGCCATAGCAAATCTTGTTGAATCAACAACAGATAGCGTTGGAGCAGGTCGTACAAGTCGACTCCAGCTCCAACTTCTGCCATCAGATACGGGGATCAAAGGAAAGACCTACTAAAACCACTTGTGAATTACAAgctaaatatatgaaaaaatgttgcataattttcaAACTACATTTTCTATGCAAACTTACCCAAATAATAACCCAATAAATGCGCAATGGGCATGCTTACGACTGTACAGTGGTGTGAGTTTTATTGAACACTGGACAATACAAAGATTCTTATGTATTTACTTCGTATTAATTGTATGTGTAAtgtacatttacattttattgaaaCTCTCCAGTTTTACGTTAGTTTGAAGATATGTATTTACTATGGatgcttattaaaaatggaaagattgaatcaataataaaatatgattatacaaaaaaaaagctcttatttaaagtgttttgatgcttattaaaaatggaaagat
This is a stretch of genomic DNA from Drosophila albomicans strain 15112-1751.03 chromosome 3, ASM965048v2, whole genome shotgun sequence. It encodes these proteins:
- the LOC117566594 gene encoding uncharacterized protein LOC117566594, yielding MDVNSLINHVKQRPALWDASHPGHAKREELRNQWLGVAEAMEANVELCRRKWQSLRSSCRRWQSRANSSSRTQWQYAEAMSFLGGHRADEVPDFEENLEPEQEQQEQAQEHERDADADFMMSFVPKMKKLGSVQNANFCMMVSEAWLRNLQQPPMPQSQQAKREQETNPVSSSNM